Part of the Armatimonadia bacterium genome, GATGGCCAAGCAGTTTGGCGACGACCGGCTGTCGGCAGCGCTCAAGGGCCACGTCATCCGCACCCACGCCATCGCGCAGGCGGAGATGCCCAAGCTCAGCCCTCAGCGTGCACTGGATCGCTATCGACAGGCTGTGCGGGAGCGCAACGTGCGCCTGTGCTACTTCCGGCCCTACGATCAGGGCGCCGACGATCCCCTGCAGGTTGCCTGCGACGACGTGAAGTCAATGGCCGGTGACCTGCGTGATGCCAGCTACTCCGTGGGAGACCCGCACGTGTACCAGGACGTCAGCGTGCCCACGGCGCTGCTGGCCGTGATGCTCATCGGCACGGGTGCGGCAACGATCCTGCTGTTCCAGCTCTTCTTCGCAATTCCCGCGGGACTCGCCTGGGGCCTGATTGCCCTCGACGTCTTCCTCTCGCTATCAGGCGTGTTTGTCGCCCGGGGAATGGCGCAGTCGCTCGGTGCGCTCGGAGCGGCGATTGTGTTCCCGACCTGGGCGATCTGCCGGATGCAGTGGCGCGAGCCCGGTGGTCGCCTTTCCCTGGGGCGAGCTCTCGGCGCCTTCGTGGTGATGTCCCTGGTCAGCCTCGCCGGTGGCCTGCTTGCCGCCGGCTGCCTCAGCGACCTCGCACACATGATGCAGATCGCGGCCTTCCGGGGCGTGAAGTTCGCGCAGGTGATCCCGCTCGGAGTCGTGCTGGTCGTGTTCGTGGCGCGCTCGATGCGCTCCTACGACGAGATCCGCACGGAGATGGGCAGCAACCTGCCCGAGGCGCCGGCTCTGTGGGCAGGGATCGTCGAGGCTGCCACGGGTGTGGTGCGCTACTGGCATGTGGCGATCATGGTCGTTGCCCTCGCGGCGGCGGCACTAATGCTCATGCGCTCGGGGAACGTGACGCCGGTCCCGCCTTCTGGGCTTGAGATGAAGGTGCGTGCGGTGCTGGATCATACCCTCGGTGTGCGGCCGCGCAGCAAGGAGATACTCTTTGGCCATCCGGCGATGATCGTAGCGCTGGCCTTCCTCCTCGCCGGTCGCCGCAAGTGGTTGTGGGCGGCCATGGTGGCGGGTACCGTCGGACAGGTCTCACTGGTGAACAGTTGCGGGCATATCCACACACCGCTGCTGCTGCAGTTGGTGCGCATCGGCAACGGACTGTGGTTGGGGATTGTGGTGGCGGTGGTCCTGTGGGTGATCGGAGGCATCGGGGTTCGGTGGTGGTCTGGGAGAACAGCGCGGACGTAGCTTATCCCTCTGACAGCGACGCACCCGGGAGCATGAAGAGTATGAAGAGGCTGCTTGTCTCGCTTATCCTGTCGATGATGGTGGCTAGCATGGCCGCAGCGGACCAAAGTCCTGCGCCTTTCCAGAACGGCGATGTCGTGTGCTTCATCGGTGACAGCATCACCCACTCGCGCAAGTACCACGGCTACATCTCCCTGTACTACCTGACGCGATTCCCGGAGCGCCAGATCCGGTTCGTGAACTGCGGCATCTCGGGGGACAGCGCCGGTGGCGGCGTTGCTCGGCTTGACTGGGACATCCTCCCGAACCGGCCGAAGGTCGTGGCCCTCATGTTCGGCATGAACGATGTCAACCGCGGCCTGTACGGAAGGGCCAATCCCGACGCGAAGAACCTGGAGTCCCGCGAGGCCGCGCTGCGCAACTACGAACAGAACATGACCAGGCTGGCGGCGGACCTGCAGGAGCAGCTACACCCGCGGTTCATCCTCATCACTCCGTCACCCTACGATGACACCGCCCAGATTGAGATCGAGAACCTCTACGGGGTGAACGACGCCCTTGGACGCTGTGGAGAGATCGGCCGCAAGCTGGCCGCGCAGATCGGCGCCGGAGTGGTCGACTTCCACGGCCCCATGACCGCGCTGAACCAGCAGGAGCAGAAGCTGAACCCTCACTACACGCTCATTGGTCCGGACCGTGTGCACCCGCTGGATGTGGGGCAGATGGTGATGGCATACCTGTTCCTCACCGCACAGCAGGTGCCCGCGACGGTCTCGACTCTGGCGCTGGACGGCGATGCTGCGACCGTGACGACGGCGGAGAACTGCACCGTCACCGAGGCCCGCTCCCTCGGCGGCAAGCTGTCCTTCGATTGCCTGGAGAAGTCGCTGCCCTTCCCCATTGATCCGGCGGCGCAGGAGGCCCTGCGACTGGTCCCGGTCGAGGCGAAACTGGATCAGCAGTTGCTGCGGGTGCGTTTCGCCGCCGACGGTAAGTACCGGCTCAGCATCGATGGCACGTCGGTCGGTGAGTGGACCCGCGACGAGTTGGCGGCTGGAGTGAACCTGGCGCTGAACACGAAGACGCCGCAGTACCAGCAGGCGGCGAAGGTGATGAGCGTCAACGAGCAGCGTCGGACGCTGGAGATCCGTCTGCGCAGCCTCGCGCAGATCCAGATCATGCTGCGGCGCGCGAAGGTCGACGAAGGCAACGATGAAGCGATCAACGCCTACTTCACCGACTACCTGGAGAAGAGCAAGGTCAACGGGGTGCCGAACGCCTACTTCAAGTCGCAGTTCGACAACTACCTCAAGACCCGGCCGGTGGTGCCGCAGATCAAGTCCCAGATCGAGGACTTCGTGCAGCAGCTTTGGAAGATCAACCAGCCTGTCACGCACCACTGGGAGATCGAGAAGATCGGCTAGCCTCGTCCCAGCCCAACAACCTGTCAAGAAGAGAAGAGCCGCGGGATGCCCTCAGGGAGGGTCCCGCGGCTCCTTCGTTCCAGGTCGGGCAAAGTCCCGGGTTAGTCGAGCTTCCAGGGCTTGCGCTTGCGGAAGGGGCTTTTGAACAGGTTCTGGATCCGGCCGGTCTCCTCCAGGTGGATGAAGCAGGCGCGAATGCAGCCTCGTGCACCCTCCAGCGCACCGGGCAGGTGGAACATGCTGTGCGAGGCCTTGTTGTAGGGCAGCTCGGACGCACGGTACGGATTCGCCAGCGAAGTCTCGACGTCGTAGTCGACGGGAGTGAAGGGCGAGTACTCCGGGTTCGCGCCCTGATAGCCGCTGGAGCACTTGGTCTCGTCGAGTTTGGCCCACTCGAGGTCATGGCCTGCGACCTGGACTTTGACGGTCTCCGTGGCGCTAAGCGCGCCGACCGTGCAGTCGCGGACGCACAGCTTGCAGCGGTCGCAGATCTGACCGTCGAAGATGGGGTCCGGCTCAAGCGGCGCATCGGTGAGCAGGAACACGAAGCGCTGCCGCGGACCGAACTGCGGAGTGAGGAAGACCTTGCTGAAGCCGACCTCGCCCATGCCGCAGATGTAGGCGGCGATGCGGTAGTGCAGGAACACGTCGGGAGCGGGCAGGTCGGGTGAGACCGGGCGGCTGACCGTGTGAGGCACCCCGTTGAGCGGGTTGCGCGAGTTCAGGAAGAGCATGTTCTGGATCGGCACGGCCTCGTAGCCCTCGTCCTCGAGAGCGCTGCAGACCGCTCGCAGCACAAT contains:
- a CDS encoding SGNH/GDSL hydrolase family protein; translated protein: MKRLLVSLILSMMVASMAAADQSPAPFQNGDVVCFIGDSITHSRKYHGYISLYYLTRFPERQIRFVNCGISGDSAGGGVARLDWDILPNRPKVVALMFGMNDVNRGLYGRANPDAKNLESREAALRNYEQNMTRLAADLQEQLHPRFILITPSPYDDTAQIEIENLYGVNDALGRCGEIGRKLAAQIGAGVVDFHGPMTALNQQEQKLNPHYTLIGPDRVHPLDVGQMVMAYLFLTAQQVPATVSTLALDGDAATVTTAENCTVTEARSLGGKLSFDCLEKSLPFPIDPAAQEALRLVPVEAKLDQQLLRVRFAADGKYRLSIDGTSVGEWTRDELAAGVNLALNTKTPQYQQAAKVMSVNEQRRTLEIRLRSLAQIQIMLRRAKVDEGNDEAINAYFTDYLEKSKVNGVPNAYFKSQFDNYLKTRPVVPQIKSQIEDFVQQLWKINQPVTHHWEIEKIG
- a CDS encoding (4Fe-4S)-binding protein, translating into MPTSEQVKEFAKSCGADLVGIGSMDRFEGAPKEMDPRYIFPEAKAIIGLAFRIHRGCFRGIEEGTFWGAYTSMGYAGINYRDAPIVLRAVCSALEDEGYEAVPIQNMLFLNSRNPLNGVPHTVSRPVSPDLPAPDVFLHYRIAAYICGMGEVGFSKVFLTPQFGPRQRFVFLLTDAPLEPDPIFDGQICDRCKLCVRDCTVGALSATETVKVQVAGHDLEWAKLDETKCSSGYQGANPEYSPFTPVDYDVETSLANPYRASELPYNKASHSMFHLPGALEGARGCIRACFIHLEETGRIQNLFKSPFRKRKPWKLD
- a CDS encoding DUF5693 family protein, with protein sequence MTRNVLFLLIVLALGAAGVTLLQRVHAESRNRQVGIALDYNRVQELAMMRGVPTAEALRRLKEAGATHVAIREDSLTDLIEAKKVGVVPQKGRVLMLLSPDVRDRVMAQLKARMPGGKPLPTGDGMSYENEQAADSMKLIGMGYSEESVRDVRVAGLKVIARPVAEMALTKEAISGSLDAVQAIGADLVVFAGIQVYGMYDLIKWSAEELERRQVRFGYVEMAKQFGDDRLSAALKGHVIRTHAIAQAEMPKLSPQRALDRYRQAVRERNVRLCYFRPYDQGADDPLQVACDDVKSMAGDLRDASYSVGDPHVYQDVSVPTALLAVMLIGTGAATILLFQLFFAIPAGLAWGLIALDVFLSLSGVFVARGMAQSLGALGAAIVFPTWAICRMQWREPGGRLSLGRALGAFVVMSLVSLAGGLLAAGCLSDLAHMMQIAAFRGVKFAQVIPLGVVLVVFVARSMRSYDEIRTEMGSNLPEAPALWAGIVEAATGVVRYWHVAIMVVALAAAALMLMRSGNVTPVPPSGLEMKVRAVLDHTLGVRPRSKEILFGHPAMIVALAFLLAGRRKWLWAAMVAGTVGQVSLVNSCGHIHTPLLLQLVRIGNGLWLGIVVAVVLWVIGGIGVRWWSGRTART